In a single window of the Sulfuricaulis sp. genome:
- the rnr gene encoding ribonuclease R codes for MAEREQQKYEHPVPSREAISAMLTERNEPLPFQELANALDVHGERDEDAFNRRLRAMERDGQILKNRRGLYGLANKMDMVSGRVSGHPDGFGFLIPDEEGEDLFLSPGEMRQVMHGDRVMARVTGVDQRGRREGAVVEVLERTHKTVVGRYVMPNGAGFVVPENKRITQDIVISRGDENGARVNQIVVAEITSPPTRHRAPAGRVIEVLGDHMAPGMEIEVAIRAHDIPHVWPQEVRDEVDGLTPQVPAHASEGRFDLREIPLVTIDGEDARDFDDAVFAEHDGRQWRLIVAIADVSYYVKPGTALDHEAYQRGNSVYFPQNVIPMLPEILSNGLCSINPKVDRLCMACEMQIDAAGNISRYRFLEAVMRSRARLTYTRVASILTDKDATLRNEYADVVPHLEALHGLYNILHTSRMKRGAVDFELPETRIVFDEARKIQQIVPQQRNDAHRLIEECMLAANVCAAEILKKHKVPAPYRIHEGPTTEKLSNLREFLSEIGLSLAGGDKPQAHHYSKLIKQVEKRTDSRLIQTVLLRSLSQAVYSPDNVGHFALGYPNYTHFTSPIRRYPDLLVHRAIKGILAKRPAEITPELAKQQGEHCSLTERRADEATREVTRWLKAEFMMDKIGEEFDGYISGVTNFGIFVELVEVYVDGLVHITALGNDYYHFDAAHHRLMGERTRQIYRLGDKVRVRVMRVDLDETKIDFELVGVVTGAKTGKAPKQRRPEAKRNGKPSGKKRSRKRRR; via the coding sequence ATGGCTGAACGGGAGCAACAAAAATACGAACATCCCGTCCCCAGCCGCGAGGCCATTTCAGCCATGTTGACCGAGCGCAACGAGCCCTTGCCGTTTCAAGAGCTGGCGAATGCGCTGGACGTGCACGGCGAGCGCGATGAGGATGCCTTCAACCGTCGCCTGCGCGCGATGGAGCGCGACGGCCAGATCCTGAAAAACCGCCGCGGCCTGTACGGGCTGGCAAACAAGATGGACATGGTCTCCGGACGCGTCAGCGGTCATCCGGACGGTTTCGGTTTTCTGATTCCCGATGAAGAAGGCGAGGATCTGTTTCTTTCGCCCGGCGAGATGCGCCAGGTGATGCACGGGGATCGCGTCATGGCGCGCGTGACCGGCGTCGATCAGCGCGGCCGGCGCGAAGGCGCTGTGGTCGAAGTGCTGGAGCGCACGCACAAAACCGTGGTTGGGCGCTATGTCATGCCGAACGGCGCGGGTTTCGTTGTGCCGGAGAACAAGCGCATCACCCAGGATATCGTGATATCGCGCGGCGACGAAAACGGGGCAAGGGTTAACCAGATCGTGGTGGCGGAAATCACGTCACCGCCGACACGTCACCGGGCCCCCGCGGGACGCGTGATAGAAGTACTCGGCGATCACATGGCGCCGGGCATGGAAATCGAGGTTGCCATCCGCGCACACGACATTCCTCACGTCTGGCCGCAAGAGGTGCGAGACGAGGTCGATGGGCTGACGCCACAGGTTCCCGCGCACGCCAGCGAGGGACGATTCGATCTGCGAGAAATTCCGCTGGTCACGATCGACGGTGAGGACGCGCGTGATTTCGACGATGCCGTATTCGCCGAACACGATGGCCGTCAATGGCGGCTGATCGTGGCGATCGCGGACGTATCCTATTATGTTAAACCCGGCACAGCGCTGGACCATGAGGCTTATCAGCGCGGCAACTCGGTGTATTTCCCGCAAAATGTCATTCCGATGCTGCCGGAAATATTGTCGAACGGTTTGTGCTCGATCAACCCGAAGGTGGACCGTCTGTGCATGGCCTGCGAAATGCAGATCGATGCCGCCGGCAACATCAGTCGTTATCGGTTTCTCGAGGCGGTCATGCGTTCGCGGGCGCGCCTCACCTACACCAGGGTGGCGTCCATATTGACGGACAAGGATGCCACGCTGCGGAACGAATATGCCGATGTCGTTCCGCACCTGGAAGCGTTGCATGGCCTTTACAATATTTTGCACACGTCGCGCATGAAGCGCGGCGCGGTGGATTTCGAGCTGCCGGAAACGCGCATCGTGTTCGACGAGGCCCGCAAGATCCAGCAAATTGTGCCGCAGCAGCGCAATGATGCCCATCGTTTGATCGAGGAATGCATGTTGGCGGCCAACGTTTGCGCCGCCGAAATTCTTAAAAAGCACAAAGTGCCTGCGCCGTACCGCATCCACGAAGGTCCGACAACAGAGAAATTAAGCAACCTGCGTGAATTCCTTTCCGAAATCGGCCTATCTCTGGCTGGCGGCGATAAACCGCAGGCGCATCATTATTCCAAACTCATCAAGCAGGTGGAAAAGCGCACCGACTCGCGCCTGATCCAGACCGTGCTGCTGCGTTCGCTGTCACAGGCGGTGTACAGCCCGGACAACGTCGGCCACTTCGCGCTGGGTTATCCTAACTACACCCATTTCACCTCACCGATACGCCGCTACCCGGACCTGCTGGTGCATCGCGCCATCAAGGGCATCCTGGCAAAACGCCCGGCGGAAATTACGCCGGAACTGGCCAAGCAGCAGGGCGAACACTGCTCCCTGACCGAACGCCGCGCTGACGAGGCCACGCGCGAGGTGACGCGCTGGCTCAAGGCTGAGTTCATGATGGACAAGATCGGCGAGGAGTTTGACGGCTACATCAGTGGCGTCACTAATTTCGGAATTTTCGTGGAACTGGTCGAGGTTTACGTGGATGGCCTGGTGCACATCACGGCGCTGGGCAACGATTACTATCATTTCGATGCGGCGCATCATCGCCTGATGGGCGAGCGCACGCGCCAGATCTACCGTCTGGGTGACAAGGTGCGCGTACGTGTCATGCGCGTGGACCTGGACGAAACCAAGATTGATTTCGAACTGGTCGGGGTGGTAACGGGTGCCAAAACCGGCAAGGCCCCCAAACAGCGTCGTCCAGAGGCAAAACGTAACGGCAAACCTTCCGGTAAAAAGCGTTCGAGGAAACGCCGGCGCTGA
- the rlmB gene encoding 23S rRNA (guanosine(2251)-2'-O)-methyltransferase RlmB, translating to MSDQHVCGVHVVLAALKSRPDLVEEIWVSDARGDKRIAAVLNAARDAQVKIHKSPRAALDRLADGVKHQGVIARMRETPVQKEQDLKTFLAHLPPMPLLLVLDGVQDPHNLGACLRSADAAGAHGVIVPREHSAPLSAVARRAASGAAETIPVFQVVNLARTLRELKEAGIWLAGASQEADTDVFHTDLRRPLAIVLGGEGKGLRRLTQEECDMLVRIPMAGTVESLNVSVAAGVCLFEAVRQRSTHD from the coding sequence ATGAGTGATCAGCATGTTTGCGGTGTACACGTGGTGCTGGCGGCGCTGAAGTCCAGACCGGACCTTGTCGAGGAAATCTGGGTTAGCGATGCACGCGGCGACAAGCGCATTGCCGCGGTACTGAATGCTGCCCGTGATGCGCAGGTAAAGATTCATAAATCGCCGCGCGCCGCCCTCGACCGCCTCGCCGATGGCGTGAAACACCAGGGCGTGATTGCGCGCATGCGCGAAACGCCCGTGCAAAAAGAGCAGGACCTCAAAACCTTTTTAGCCCATTTGCCGCCCATGCCGCTGCTGCTCGTGCTCGACGGCGTGCAAGACCCACATAATCTCGGCGCCTGCCTGCGCAGCGCCGATGCCGCCGGCGCGCATGGCGTCATCGTGCCACGCGAGCACAGCGCGCCGCTTTCCGCCGTTGCGCGCCGTGCTGCCAGCGGCGCGGCGGAAACCATTCCCGTGTTTCAGGTGGTTAATCTTGCGCGCACCTTGCGCGAACTCAAGGAAGCCGGCATCTGGCTTGCCGGCGCGAGTCAGGAGGCTGATACTGATGTCTTTCATACCGATCTGCGCCGGCCGCTGGCGATTGTTTTGGGCGGAGAGGGCAAGGGACTGCGGCGATTGACACAGGAAGAGTGCGATATGCTGGTGCGCATTCCCATGGCCGGCACGGTGGAAAGTCTGAATGTCTCGGTGGCGGCGGGCGTATGCCTCTTCGAGGCCGTGCGGCAACGGAGCACACACGATTAA
- the msrA gene encoding peptide-methionine (S)-S-oxide reductase MsrA, with product MKKPKMPTLHEALPGRAEKMLVPEKHFVNGRLLTPPFPMGMEQVQFGLGCFWGAEKYFWQLPGVYVTAVGYAGGRTLNPTYQEVCSGMTGHNEVVLVVYDPKQVSYAQLLKLFWEAHDPTQGMRQGNDVGTQYRSGIYTYSEAQKQAAQVSLARYQDELKKAGFAPITTEILDAPEFYYAEDYHQQYLAKNPRGYCGHGGTGVTCLIT from the coding sequence ATGAAGAAACCCAAAATGCCCACGTTGCACGAGGCCTTGCCCGGACGAGCCGAGAAGATGCTGGTGCCGGAAAAACATTTCGTTAACGGTCGTCTGCTTACGCCGCCATTTCCGATGGGCATGGAGCAGGTGCAGTTCGGGCTCGGCTGCTTCTGGGGCGCGGAAAAATATTTCTGGCAATTGCCGGGTGTATACGTGACCGCGGTCGGTTATGCCGGTGGTCGCACGCTTAATCCTACGTATCAGGAAGTATGCAGCGGTATGACCGGTCACAACGAGGTGGTGCTGGTAGTTTACGATCCAAAGCAGGTCAGTTACGCGCAATTGCTGAAATTGTTCTGGGAGGCGCACGATCCCACGCAAGGCATGCGTCAGGGTAATGACGTCGGCACGCAATATCGCTCCGGCATCTATACCTACAGCGAGGCACAGAAGCAGGCGGCGCAGGTATCACTCGCGCGTTATCAGGATGAACTGAAGAAGGCAGGTTTCGCGCCCATCACCACCGAGATCCTCGATGCACCCGAGTTTTATTATGCCGAAGATTATCACCAGCAGTATCTCGCCAAAAATCCGCGTGGCTATTGTGGCCACGGCGGCACCGGCGTGACTTGTCTGATTACGTGA
- a CDS encoding DUF488 family protein, with protein sequence MSDYVSHTLYTLGHGNRKIEELVALLKEAGVGTLVDVRAQPRSRHNPQFNDDSLRLACENAGIAYHWAGRQLGGMRDPRPDSPHLALDENLRGFADHMDTESFQKGAFQLQHLAASGVCAMLCAELDPAHCHRSLIADYLTLQGQPVVHLIAPGKSREHALSPGVRRESAALVYDRQLSGQLALDR encoded by the coding sequence TTGTCTGATTACGTGAGCCACACGCTTTACACCCTTGGACATGGCAATCGAAAGATTGAGGAGCTGGTTGCGCTATTGAAGGAGGCGGGGGTGGGTACGCTCGTTGACGTGCGTGCGCAACCGCGCTCACGGCACAACCCGCAGTTCAACGATGACTCGCTGCGTCTGGCCTGCGAAAATGCGGGCATTGCCTATCACTGGGCGGGAAGGCAACTGGGCGGGATGCGCGACCCGCGGCCGGATTCACCGCATCTGGCGCTCGATGAAAATCTTCGCGGTTTTGCCGATCATATGGACACGGAGTCCTTCCAGAAGGGCGCCTTCCAGCTGCAGCATCTGGCCGCAAGCGGTGTATGCGCCATGCTTTGCGCCGAGCTCGACCCGGCACATTGCCACCGATCGTTGATAGCGGATTACCTGACGCTCCAGGGCCAGCCCGTGGTGCACCTGATCGCTCCCGGCAAGTCGCGCGAACATGCGCTTTCGCCCGGTGTGAGGCGTGAATCCGCGGCCCTGGTCTATGATCGGCAGCTCAGTGGACAACTCGCCTTGGACCGTTGA
- the rpsF gene encoding 30S ribosomal protein S6 yields the protein MRHYEVVFMVHPDQSDQVPAMIERYRSMIESAKGVIHRLEDWGRRQLAYPLNKVHKAHYVLMNIECELATLRELESAFRFNDAVLRSLVIKRKQAVTTPSPLIKENEEKSAAPVSAPADIDNGDNEAAEPAASDQV from the coding sequence ATGCGTCATTATGAAGTCGTTTTCATGGTCCACCCGGACCAGAGTGATCAGGTACCCGCGATGATCGAGCGCTACCGCTCGATGATCGAGTCCGCCAAGGGCGTGATCCACCGCCTCGAAGACTGGGGCCGCCGTCAGCTCGCTTACCCCCTGAACAAGGTGCACAAGGCGCACTACGTGCTCATGAACATCGAGTGCGAGCTGGCCACATTGCGCGAGCTGGAGTCGGCGTTTCGCTTCAACGACGCGGTGCTGCGCTCGCTCGTCATCAAGCGCAAACAAGCCGTTACCACGCCATCGCCGCTCATCAAGGAAAACGAAGAGAAGTCCGCGGCGCCCGTGTCGGCACCGGCGGATATCGATAACGGCGATAACGAAGCGGCCGAACCAGCCGCGTCCGATCAGGTTTAA
- the rpsR gene encoding 30S ribosomal protein S18, translating into MSRFFRRKKFCRFTVEKVDEIDYKDIAVLSGFITETGRIMPCRNTGTKARYQRQLTRAIKYARFLALMPYCDSH; encoded by the coding sequence ATGTCACGATTTTTCAGACGCAAAAAATTCTGCCGCTTTACGGTCGAGAAGGTCGATGAGATCGACTATAAGGATATCGCCGTGCTGAGTGGATTCATCACCGAAACCGGCCGCATCATGCCGTGTCGCAACACCGGCACCAAGGCCCGCTACCAGCGGCAACTGACGCGCGCCATCAAATATGCGCGCTTTCTGGCGCTGATGCCGTATTGCGACAGTCACTGA
- the rplI gene encoding 50S ribosomal protein L9 has product MEVILLEKVRNLGNLGEQVKVKSGFARNFLIPYGKAVTANEENRAKFEARRAELEKVQTDALGKAQLRAEKMTGYTVQVVRKLSEEGKLFGSVGIRDICEAMVQAGFELTKSEIHLDRGPMKEIGDHEISVSLHPEVNFKLIVSVIGEK; this is encoded by the coding sequence ATGGAAGTCATTCTGCTGGAAAAAGTGCGCAACCTGGGCAACCTGGGAGAACAGGTCAAGGTGAAGTCAGGTTTCGCGCGTAACTTTCTCATCCCTTACGGCAAAGCCGTCACGGCCAACGAGGAGAATCGCGCCAAGTTTGAGGCGCGTCGCGCCGAACTCGAAAAAGTCCAGACCGATGCCCTCGGCAAAGCGCAATTACGCGCTGAGAAGATGACCGGCTACACGGTCCAGGTCGTACGCAAGTTAAGCGAGGAGGGGAAACTTTTCGGTTCCGTCGGCATTCGCGACATCTGCGAAGCCATGGTGCAGGCTGGTTTCGAACTGACCAAGTCCGAAATTCATCTCGATCGCGGTCCGATGAAGGAGATCGGCGATCACGAAATTTCCGTGTCGCTACACCCCGAAGTCAATTTCAAGCTAATCGTTTCGGTCATCGGCGAAAAATAG
- the dnaB gene encoding replicative DNA helicase has product MEERAFSRRGTESVTDLLKVPPQSIEAEQSVLGGLLLDNQSWDRIADILTADDFYRREHRLIFNAVSSLCQENSPADVVTVSEWLERSGELEHAGGLAYLGSLANNTPSAANIVAYAAIVRENSVMRELVRAAGEITSAAYTPEGRSATELLDFAEKRIFDISEKGHRRGEFQPLNTLLSKAVDRIDELFRSKSSITGVPTGFTDLDEMTSGLQKSDLVIIAGRPSMGKTSLAMNIAENAAVGHKIPVAVFSMEMPGTQLALRMMASLGRINAHRVRTGKLDDDDWPRLTSAVSLLNEAPIFIDDSPGLTPMELRARARRLKREHGLGLILIDYLQLMTSTERTEENRATEISNITRALKGLAKELDVPVIAMSQLNRSVESRPDKRPVMSDLRESGAIEQDADVIFFIYRDEVYNKDSPVKGTAEIIIGKQRNGPIGEVRLTFLGEYTRFENYTSAGYDGNS; this is encoded by the coding sequence GTGGAAGAACGAGCCTTTTCCAGGCGTGGAACGGAGTCGGTGACCGACCTGCTCAAGGTCCCGCCGCAATCGATAGAGGCCGAGCAATCCGTGCTTGGCGGTCTGCTGCTCGACAACCAGAGCTGGGACCGCATTGCCGATATTCTCACCGCTGACGACTTCTACCGCCGCGAACACCGACTGATCTTCAACGCCGTCTCCTCCCTGTGCCAGGAAAACAGCCCGGCGGACGTGGTGACGGTTTCCGAATGGCTCGAACGCAGCGGCGAGCTCGAACACGCCGGCGGACTGGCCTATCTCGGTTCACTTGCCAACAACACTCCCAGTGCCGCCAACATCGTGGCGTATGCCGCCATCGTGCGCGAAAACTCGGTCATGCGCGAACTGGTGCGGGCGGCCGGCGAGATTACTTCGGCCGCCTATACCCCCGAAGGACGCTCCGCCACTGAACTCCTGGATTTCGCTGAAAAGCGCATCTTCGACATCAGCGAAAAGGGCCACCGGCGCGGCGAATTTCAGCCCCTGAACACCCTGCTCAGCAAGGCCGTCGACCGCATCGACGAACTGTTTCGCTCCAAGTCGTCCATCACCGGCGTGCCCACCGGCTTTACCGATCTTGACGAAATGACCTCCGGGCTGCAGAAATCGGACCTTGTCATTATCGCCGGGCGTCCGAGCATGGGGAAAACGAGTCTGGCGATGAACATCGCCGAAAATGCCGCCGTGGGCCACAAGATTCCGGTGGCGGTGTTCAGCATGGAAATGCCGGGTACACAGCTGGCGTTGCGCATGATGGCCTCGCTCGGGCGTATCAACGCGCACCGAGTGCGCACTGGAAAACTCGACGATGACGATTGGCCGCGGTTGACCTCGGCCGTGAGTCTGCTCAATGAGGCCCCGATTTTTATCGATGATTCCCCGGGACTGACGCCGATGGAATTGCGTGCCCGCGCGCGTCGCTTGAAGCGTGAGCATGGTCTCGGGCTGATTCTCATCGACTACCTCCAGCTCATGACGTCGACCGAGCGCACTGAGGAGAACCGCGCCACGGAGATTTCCAACATCACGCGCGCGCTAAAAGGCCTGGCCAAGGAGCTGGATGTGCCGGTGATCGCCATGTCGCAGCTGAACCGCAGCGTGGAATCCCGTCCGGATAAAAGACCGGTCATGTCCGACCTGCGCGAGTCCGGCGCCATCGAGCAGGATGCCGACGTGATCTTTTTCATCTATCGTGACGAGGTCTACAACAAGGACAGTCCGGTCAAAGGCACCGCCGAGATCATCATCGGCAAACAGCGTAACGGCCCGATCGGCGAGGTGCGCCTGACCTTCCTCGGGGAATACACGCGCTTTGAAAATTATACTTCCGCCGGATACGACGGGAATTCCTAG
- the alr gene encoding alanine racemase, producing MSRPARALLDAGALKHNLQQVRLHAKRARVMAIVKANGYGHGLAWVARTLGESADAFGVSSIEEGMQLREAGVTRPICLLEGFFNNDELSLLSKQHLEPVVHHDGQLKAIMKASPMLKLTVWIKADTGMHRLGFAPAAVPELVKQLRSASAVAGIRLMSHFARAEFPDDDVTRSQINDFAGVSRNLELETSLANSAGILAWPSSHLDWVRPGIMLYGASPLMDKDAATMGLKPVMTLESALIAVHARKKGDAIGYGGDWRCPEDMPVGVVAIGYGDGYPRHAPPGTPVLVNGQRVPTVGRVSMDMITLDLRAQTQAKIGDPVVLWGKGLPVEEVAESAGTLSYELLCHVTERIPRVVV from the coding sequence ATGAGCCGACCGGCGCGCGCGCTGCTGGACGCTGGGGCGCTCAAACACAATCTGCAACAGGTTCGTCTTCACGCCAAGCGTGCGCGCGTCATGGCCATCGTCAAGGCCAACGGCTATGGACACGGACTCGCCTGGGTGGCGCGGACCCTGGGTGAATCCGCCGATGCCTTCGGTGTCTCCAGCATCGAAGAGGGCATGCAACTGCGCGAGGCGGGGGTGACGCGGCCCATCTGCCTGCTTGAAGGTTTTTTCAATAACGATGAGCTGTCATTGCTCTCGAAACAACATCTTGAGCCGGTCGTTCATCATGACGGACAACTCAAGGCCATCATGAAGGCCTCTCCGATGTTGAAGCTCACGGTCTGGATCAAGGCGGACACCGGCATGCATCGTCTCGGGTTCGCGCCTGCCGCGGTACCTGAGCTTGTGAAGCAGTTGCGCAGCGCATCCGCGGTGGCCGGCATTCGCCTCATGTCGCATTTCGCACGCGCGGAATTTCCCGACGATGATGTCACGCGCTCCCAGATCAATGATTTCGCCGGTGTGAGCCGGAATCTGGAGCTGGAAACGAGCCTCGCCAATTCCGCCGGTATTCTCGCCTGGCCCTCGAGCCATCTTGACTGGGTGCGCCCCGGCATCATGCTTTATGGCGCCTCGCCCCTGATGGACAAGGATGCCGCGACCATGGGGCTCAAACCCGTCATGACGCTCGAATCAGCCCTGATCGCGGTGCATGCCCGGAAGAAAGGTGACGCCATAGGCTACGGCGGCGACTGGCGTTGCCCGGAGGACATGCCGGTGGGCGTGGTGGCCATCGGCTATGGTGACGGTTACCCGCGCCACGCGCCGCCCGGTACGCCGGTGCTGGTAAACGGCCAGCGTGTGCCGACTGTGGGCCGGGTATCCATGGACATGATCACGCTCGATTTGCGGGCCCAGACGCAGGCGAAGATTGGCGATCCGGTGGTGCTGTGGGGCAAGGGCCTGCCCGTGGAGGAGGTGGCGGAAAGTGCCGGGACTCTCTCCTATGAACTGTTGTGTCACGTGACCGAGCGCATCCCGCGCGTCGTCGTTTAA
- the radA gene encoding DNA repair protein RadA: MAKVKSVYTCNECGANSPKWVGQCPSCTAWNSLYETTVVPITHPRAGRQYGAPAAVHNLAEVTPGKIARQPTGITELDRVLGGGLVSGSVVLIGGDPGIGKSTLLTQAMATISQSAKVLYVSGEESSDQIALRAQRLGLRGDRLRLLTETQVETILASAQSEQPQVIVVDSIQTMFTDILQSAPGSVAQVRESAAQLVRYAKQTGTALFLVGHVTKEGTLAGPRVLEHMVDTVLYFEGDTGSAFRIIRAIKNRFGAVNEIGVFAMTETGLREVGNPSSMFLSREVQSVPGSIVLATQEGTRPLLVEVQALVDQSHLSNPRRVCVGLDTNRLAMLLAVLHRHAGIATYDQDVFVNVVGGVRVLETAADLAILAATVSSLRNRPLGRDLVAFGEVGLAGEVRPVQRGQERIREAAKLGFKRVLVPAANMPKKGDAGIELLPVRRLTEALEILG; this comes from the coding sequence ATGGCCAAGGTCAAATCGGTTTACACCTGCAACGAATGCGGCGCGAATTCGCCCAAGTGGGTCGGCCAGTGCCCGTCCTGTACTGCCTGGAACTCGCTTTACGAAACCACGGTCGTGCCCATTACCCACCCACGCGCCGGACGCCAGTATGGCGCGCCCGCGGCGGTGCATAATCTGGCCGAGGTCACGCCGGGAAAAATTGCCCGACAACCGACCGGCATCACAGAGCTCGACCGCGTGCTCGGTGGCGGACTGGTGTCCGGTTCGGTGGTGTTGATCGGCGGCGATCCGGGCATCGGAAAATCCACTCTTCTGACGCAGGCCATGGCCACCATCAGCCAGAGCGCGAAAGTGCTTTACGTCAGCGGCGAAGAATCCTCCGACCAGATCGCGCTGCGAGCGCAACGCCTGGGACTCCGGGGCGATCGGCTGCGACTGCTGACGGAGACTCAGGTCGAGACCATTCTTGCCAGCGCCCAGAGCGAACAACCGCAGGTCATCGTCGTAGATTCGATTCAGACGATGTTCACCGATATTCTTCAGTCGGCGCCCGGCAGTGTCGCGCAGGTGCGCGAATCCGCGGCGCAGTTGGTGCGTTACGCCAAGCAGACCGGCACGGCCCTGTTTCTGGTGGGGCACGTGACCAAGGAAGGCACGCTCGCCGGCCCGCGCGTGCTGGAGCACATGGTGGATACCGTGCTGTATTTCGAGGGCGATACCGGCAGCGCCTTTCGCATTATTCGTGCCATCAAGAACCGTTTTGGCGCGGTGAATGAGATCGGTGTCTTCGCCATGACGGAAACCGGCCTGCGCGAGGTCGGCAATCCGTCCTCGATGTTTTTGAGCCGGGAAGTGCAATCCGTGCCCGGCAGTATCGTGCTGGCGACGCAGGAGGGTACGCGCCCGTTGCTGGTGGAAGTCCAGGCGCTGGTGGATCAAAGCCATTTGTCGAATCCGCGGCGCGTGTGCGTGGGGCTCGACACCAACCGGCTGGCGATGCTGCTGGCGGTACTGCACCGTCACGCCGGCATCGCGACCTACGATCAAGATGTGTTCGTCAACGTTGTCGGTGGCGTGCGCGTGCTGGAAACCGCGGCGGACCTGGCCATCCTGGCGGCCACGGTTTCCAGTCTGCGCAATCGTCCACTCGGCCGGGATCTGGTGGCCTTTGGTGAGGTGGGGCTGGCGGGCGAGGTGCGGCCAGTGCAGCGTGGGCAGGAGCGTATCCGCGAAGCGGCCAAGCTGGGGTTCAAGCGCGTGCTGGTGCCGGCCGCGAACATGCCCAAAAAGGGTGACGCCGGAATTGAATTGCTGCCCGTCCGCCGTCTTACTGAGGCTTTGGAAATACTAGGATAA
- a CDS encoding FHA domain-containing protein has product MAKIIIKFNNDVVDHIDLKQGDMKIGRKPGCEIQVDNLSVSGEHANVFTVGEDSFIQDLGSTNGTFINNKKITKHHLKNGDTVVIGKHSLIYLSDSARASQPPEEFARTVIINPSRTVEPKPVSRPPIEPAAITLETKPKDSPKVEAERQRVGALFVLSGMNSGKRIDLTKKITNLGSAGKRAGAITLTAEGFALAPGADETPKLNGRPIPSEGSKLKNGDLIEVAGTRLQFYLK; this is encoded by the coding sequence ATGGCCAAGATCATTATCAAGTTCAACAACGACGTGGTCGATCATATCGACCTGAAACAGGGCGATATGAAAATCGGCCGCAAGCCGGGATGCGAGATTCAGGTCGACAATCTCTCCGTGAGCGGCGAGCACGCCAATGTTTTTACGGTGGGCGAGGATTCGTTCATCCAGGATCTGGGCAGCACCAACGGCACCTTCATCAACAACAAAAAGATCACCAAACATCACCTGAAAAATGGCGACACGGTCGTGATTGGCAAACACTCGCTGATCTATCTCAGCGATTCGGCGCGCGCCAGCCAACCGCCGGAGGAATTTGCCAGGACGGTTATCATTAATCCATCGCGAACCGTGGAGCCGAAGCCCGTGTCCCGGCCGCCCATCGAACCGGCCGCCATCACCCTGGAAACAAAACCGAAAGATTCACCGAAAGTCGAAGCAGAACGGCAACGTGTCGGTGCCCTTTTTGTGTTGAGCGGAATGAACAGCGGCAAGCGCATCGACCTGACCAAGAAGATTACCAATCTTGGCAGTGCCGGCAAGCGCGCGGGGGCCATCACGCTAACGGCCGAGGGCTTCGCGCTGGCGCCGGGCGCGGATGAAACGCCGAAGCTGAACGGCCGGCCGATTCCGTCGGAAGGCTCAAAACTCAAAAACGGCGATTTGATCGAGGTCGCCGGCACGCGTTTGCAGTTTTATTTGAAATAA
- a CDS encoding Stp1/IreP family PP2C-type Ser/Thr phosphatase, which yields MSALLITGLTDPGRIREQNEDCIVMTPEAGLVVVADGMGGHRAGEVASRLAVEAIQRHVVNTLADSDAASGGSIEVALVRDAIQQANQAIYAHARVNPENAGMGSTVVVALFYGDKLCVGHVGDSRLYRFRDTILEQVTEDHSVVQELVSRGLVTAEEARQTVGKNLVTRALGIDPDVEADVSEHDIYSDDVYLLCSDGVNDVLADGDIEMMLTEHGRDLETTARHMVDTANERGGPDNISVILVRTNRGFARSPEALRKLQEQI from the coding sequence ATGAGCGCACTCCTGATCACCGGCCTGACCGATCCCGGCCGTATCCGCGAACAGAATGAAGACTGCATTGTCATGACGCCCGAGGCCGGGCTGGTCGTGGTCGCGGACGGCATGGGCGGCCACCGCGCCGGTGAAGTGGCCAGCCGTCTTGCCGTCGAGGCTATTCAGCGTCACGTCGTCAACACGCTGGCCGATTCAGACGCCGCCAGCGGCGGCAGTATTGAGGTGGCGCTGGTGCGCGATGCCATCCAGCAGGCCAACCAGGCAATCTATGCCCACGCGCGCGTGAACCCGGAAAATGCCGGCATGGGTTCGACCGTGGTGGTCGCCCTTTTCTACGGCGATAAACTCTGTGTCGGTCATGTCGGCGATTCGCGCCTCTATCGTTTCCGCGACACCATCCTGGAACAGGTCACCGAGGACCACTCGGTGGTGCAGGAGCTGGTCAGCCGCGGTCTCGTCACAGCGGAAGAGGCGCGTCAGACGGTTGGCAAAAATCTGGTCACGCGCGCACTCGGTATCGATCCGGACGTGGAGGCCGACGTCAGTGAGCACGACATCTACAGCGACGATGTTTATCTGCTTTGCTCCGATGGCGTGAACGACGTCCTCGCCGACGGCGATATCGAGATGATGCTGACCGAACACGGACGCGATCTCGAAACCACCGCACGACACATGGTGGACACCGCCAACGAACGCGGTGGTCCGGACAATATTTCGGTCATTCTGGTGCGCACGAATCGCGGTTTCGCGCGCAGTCCGGAGGCTCTGCGGAAATTGCAGGAACAGATTTAA